The Amycolatopsis sp. NBC_01480 genome segment AAGCAGCAGGGTGACGTTCGACGGCGAGTAGCCGGCGACGTCGGTGAGCATCGGCGTGATGTAGGACAGGCAGGCGAACACGCCGCCGAGGCCGAACGTGACGATGGCCAGCGCCAGCCACACCTGCGGACGGCGGAACGCGCCCAGCTCGCCCCGCAGGGAGGTCTCGGCCGGACGGCCCTGGTGCGGCACCAGCTTCGCGATGGCGGCCGCGGCCACCAGCCCGATCACGGCGACCACGCCGAACGTCGCGCGCCAGCCGACCTGCTGGCCCAGCAGCGTGCCCAGCGGCACGCCGATCACGTTCGCCAGGGTCAGGCCCATGAACATCATGGACACGGCCTTGGCCCGCTGGCCCGGCTTGGCCATGCTCGACGCGACCACCGCGCCGGCGCCGAAGAACGCGCCGTGCGGCAGGCCGGCGAGGAAGCGGAACGCCACGCCGAACTCCTGGTTCGGCGACAGCGCGAACAAGCCGTTGCCCAGGGTGAACAGGCCCATCATGGCCAGCAGCATGGTTTTGCGCGGCAGCCGGACGGCCAGCGCGGTGAGCAGGGGGGCGCCGATCACGACGCCGAGCGCGTAGGCGGAGATGAAGTAACCGGCCGTGGGGATGTCGATGTGGAAGTC includes the following:
- a CDS encoding MFS transporter translates to MPVALLALAIGAFGIGTTEFVMMGVLPQTAADFHIDIPTAGYFISAYALGVVIGAPLLTALAVRLPRKTMLLAMMGLFTLGNGLFALSPNQEFGVAFRFLAGLPHGAFFGAGAVVASSMAKPGQRAKAVSMMFMGLTLANVIGVPLGTLLGQQVGWRATFGVVAVIGLVAAAAIAKLVPHQGRPAETSLRGELGAFRRPQVWLALAIVTFGLGGVFACLSYITPMLTDVAGYSPSNVTLLLSLAGVGMTLGNYLGGRLADRALMPGLYAALLALAAVLGIFTITAQGKVGAAITIFFVGVAGFMIGPMMQARIMEKAGGTPSLVSAAVQSAFNIANSIGASLGGLVIAGGLGLVAPNWVGASLAVLGLSIALFSGTLDRREARAAEQRELALAS